A DNA window from Aquarana catesbeiana isolate 2022-GZ linkage group LG01, ASM4218655v1, whole genome shotgun sequence contains the following coding sequences:
- the LOC141133003 gene encoding uncharacterized protein C5orf34 homolog isoform X2 encodes MPSSTHGWCSATLQRWNFANFTLEQEDFLTAHPLPLKVMIHNGVLYRFNMDGTLSVEIYPGDGSVFRSEAEHLGKYFKHYFVNKEIGQVEDRLYTVRDLPPDKPRTLYSVRSILSQAKRLLLGSNSRPENNWISSLNC; translated from the exons ATGCCTTCCAGTACACATGGCTGGTGCAGCGCTACTCTACAGCG atggAATTTTGCTAATTTCACTTTGGAACAAGAAGATTTTCTGACAGCTCATCCTCTGCCTTTAAAAGTGATGATTCACAATGGTGTCCTTTACAG GTTCAATATGGATGGCACTCTCTCAGTGGAAATATACCCAGGAGATGGATCTGTTTTCCGTTCTGAGGCAGAGCACCTCGGAAAATATTTCAAGCATTATTTCGTTAATAAAGAAATAGGACAG GTAGAAGACCGGCTGTATACTGTCAGAGACCTGCCTCCAGACAAGCCGAGAACTTTGTATTCAGTCCGTTCCATCCTTTCTCAAGCTAAAAGGTTGTTGCTTGGTTCAAACAGCAGGCCAGAGAACAACTGGATTTCTTCACTGAACTGCTAA
- the LOC141133003 gene encoding uncharacterized protein C5orf34-like isoform X1 — protein MTAVCVFVFFFFSLFSQSLMKDISEVTWPSVDDDAGCVTRLEDGGVKVSSVDGHAHLYMPISQQEFTVEFLCQLSCIPTSQNKENPVSSEPNPTSDKTRDSRIWKYPSCVLQEDSQSFVTKHAFQYTWLVQRYSTAVCPLSFHQPMNLALHFHTQSTQRDTERSSDICTIIDDECSKHLRKGASSVLPRALPLSCPASHLHRWNFANFTLEQEDFLTAHPLPLKVMIHNGVLYRFNMDGTLSVEIYPGDGSVFRSEAEHLGKYFKHYFVNKEIGQVEDRLYTVRDLPPDKPRTLYSVRSILSQAKRLLLGSNSRPENNWISSLNC, from the exons ATGActgctgtgtgtgtttttgtgtttttttttttttccctgttctcTCAGAGCCTTATGAAGGATATATCTGAAGTCACATGGCCCTCTGTGGATGATGACGCCGGGTGTGTGACACGTCTGGAAGATGGCGGTGTAAAGGTTTCCTCGGTAGATGGACATGCCCATTTATACATGCCCATCTCTCAGCAAGAGTTCACAGTGGAGTTTTTATGCCAGCTCAGCTGTATCCCCACATCACAGAACAAAGAGAACCCAGTGAGCAGTGAACCAAACCCAACAAGTGATAAAACTAGAGACAGTAGAATATGGAAATATCCCTCCTGTGTGCTGCAAGAAGACTCCCAATCATTTGTGACAAAGCATGCCTTCCAGTACACATGGCTGGTGCAGCGCTACTCTACAGCGGTATGTCCACTGTCATTCCACCAACCCATGAACTTAGCTCTTCATTTCCACACACAGTCCACACAAAGAGATACAGAGCGATCTTCAGATATTTGTACGATTATTGATGATGAGTGCTCAAAACATCTCAGGAAAGGAGCTTCATCTGTTTTACCACGAGCCCTGCCTCTCAGCTGTCCTGCATCACACCTGCACAG atggAATTTTGCTAATTTCACTTTGGAACAAGAAGATTTTCTGACAGCTCATCCTCTGCCTTTAAAAGTGATGATTCACAATGGTGTCCTTTACAG GTTCAATATGGATGGCACTCTCTCAGTGGAAATATACCCAGGAGATGGATCTGTTTTCCGTTCTGAGGCAGAGCACCTCGGAAAATATTTCAAGCATTATTTCGTTAATAAAGAAATAGGACAG GTAGAAGACCGGCTGTATACTGTCAGAGACCTGCCTCCAGACAAGCCGAGAACTTTGTATTCAGTCCGTTCCATCCTTTCTCAAGCTAAAAGGTTGTTGCTTGGTTCAAACAGCAGGCCAGAGAACAACTGGATTTCTTCACTGAACTGCTAA